From the Scophthalmus maximus strain ysfricsl-2021 chromosome 11, ASM2237912v1, whole genome shotgun sequence genome, one window contains:
- the si:ch211-11n16.2 gene encoding zinc finger FYVE domain-containing protein 1, which translates to MSDILMKEMESLSIGSVTPDGVRSFLLVDEQENLQVRDESEFLDRLGCGEVAGVKVLSIFGNTGDGKSHTLNHILFGGESVFYTSKSPSSCTVGVWAAYDPTLGLVALDTEGLLGAAANQNQRMRLLLKVLAVSDIVIYRTRAERLHNDMFHFLSNASGAYLKHFTPELRALSSRCGLDVPLSSLGPAVVVFQETTHTQLLGHESKVVGHADTLLKKRFHDLGLGTDAFSSVQYVGIQTIAPPTDYNTLLEATRQQVRNTHTRSPRQPGIVFHALEALSERFCGELSADEMPMFSFFPDEYFTCSAVCLSCNVRCKNGMNHLRDRVPHVADGLCQYAHQYNNKVLICKRCYEGGREVIVVPKTSASSDNQWFGLAKYAWSGFVLECASCGVIYRSRQYWMGNQDPESNVVRSEVKHVWEGSDTFMSTHQNAAQRVLDGMNYMIQSVSEYSTGPTKAVAAWLTDQVAPPYWRPNIEITACHGCQKVFEEAERKHHCRSCGEGFCHPCSSHRMPVPERGWGNGPVRVCKACYRQGGPADTNSQVCKVEPRGLIARRVTEVAQSTLDMVTTAVDYPLCFVKDVARPDYWVPDHDITQCHQCSKTFTPVMSKHHCRACGQGVCGPCSTHLRAVPSRGWDHPVRVCDRCHARTDSL; encoded by the exons ATGTCCGACATACTGATGAAGGAAATGGAGAGTTTATCGATCGGTTCTGTGACGCCGGACGGCGTCCGCAGCTTCCTGTTGGTGGACGAACAAGAAAACCTGCAG gtCCGCGATGAGTCAGAGTTTTTGGACAGACTCGGGTGCGGGGAGGTCGCAGGTGTCAAGGTCCTCTCCATCTTCGGCAACACAGGCGACGGCAAGTCCCACACCCTCAACCACATCCTGTTCGGTGGCGAGAGTGTGTTCTACACCTCAAAGTCCCCCAGCTCTTGCACGGTGGGAGTGTGGGCCGCCTACGACCCCACCCTCGGCCTGGTCGCCCTGGACACCGAGGGCCTGCTGGGTGCAGCAGCCAACCAGAACCAGAGAATGCGGCTTCTGCTGAAG GTGTTGGCAGTGTCCGATATTGTTATCTACCGTACACGGGCAGAACGCCTCCACAACGACATGTTCCACTTCCTGAGCAACGCCTCTGGGGCCTACCTGAAGCATTTCACCCCGGAGCTCCGTGCCCTCTCCAGCCGCTGTGGCCTGGACGTACCCCTCTCTTCTCTTGGGCCGGCTGTCGTGGTCTTCcaagagacaacacacactcagttgTTGGGTCATG AGTCCAAGGTGGTAGGCCATGCCGACACGCTGCTCAAGAAGCGTTTTCACGACCTGGGCTTGGGCACAGACGCCTTCAGCTCGGTCCAGTACGTGGGCATCCAGACCATCGCGCCTCCCACAGACTACAACACCCTGCTCGAGGCCACGAGGCAGCAAGTGAGGAACACTCACACTCGCTCCCCCCGCCAGCCAGGGATAGTGTTTCACGCGCTGGAA GCCCTGAGTGAGCGTTTCTGTGGGGAACTGTCCGCCGACGAGATGCCCATGTTCTCCTTCTTCCCAGACGAGTACTTCACCTGCTCTGCAGTCTGCCTCAGCTGCAA CGTTCGCTGTAAAAATGGAATGAACCACCTGAGAGACAGGGTACCTCACGTGGCAGATGGGCTCTGCCAGTACGCACATCAGTACAACAACAAGGTCCTCATCTGTAAA AGATGTTatgaaggaggcagagaggtgATTGTTGTGCCCAAGACATCAGCTTCCTCTGACAACCAATGGTTTGGGCTTGCCAAATATGCCTGGTCAGG ctTTGTGTTGGAGTGTGCAAGCTGTGGCGTCATCTACCGCAGCCGACAGTACTGGATGGGAAACCAGGACCCTGAGAGCAATGTGGTGCGATCCGAGGTTAAGCACGTCTGGGAGGGC tcgGACACCTTCATGTCCACCCACCAGAACGCCGCCCAGAGGGTCCTGGATGGGATGAACTACATGATTCAGTCGGTGTCGGAGTACAGCACAGGCCCCACCAAAGCTGTCGCTGCCTGGCTCACTGACCAGGTGGCGCCCCCCTACTGGAGACCCAACATCGAGATCACC GCCTGTCACGGCTGTCAGAAGGTGTttgaggaggcagagaggaagcaCCACTGTCGTTCTTGTGGGGAAGGTTTCTGCCATCCCTGCTCCAGCCACAGGATGCCGGTGCCAGAGAGGGGTTGGGGTAACGGGCCCGTCAGGGTGTGTAAGGCCTGCTACCGCCAGGGAGGGCCGGCCGACACTAACAGTCAGG tgtgCAAGGTGGAGCCTCGTGGTCTAATAGCTCGCAGGGTGACGGAGGTGGCTCAGTCCACACTGGACATGGTCACCACGGCGGTGGACTACCCTCTCT GTTTTGTGAAGGACGTGGCTCGACCGGACTACTGGGTGCCCGACCATGACATCACCCAGTGTCACCAGTGCTCCAAAACCTTCACTCCAGTCATGTCCAAGCACCACTGCAGGGCCTGCGGTCAGGGCGTGTGCGGCCCCTGCTCCACACACCTGAGGGCTGTGCCCTCCCGAGGCTGGGACCACCCAGTCAGAGTGTGTGACCGCTGCCATGCCCGCACGGACAGCCTGTGA